The Triticum dicoccoides isolate Atlit2015 ecotype Zavitan chromosome 6A, WEW_v2.0, whole genome shotgun sequence genome has a window encoding:
- the LOC119316993 gene encoding uncharacterized protein LOC119316993 has product MAGGGLSGGAAAFWATRALEVVKRNDSPGLLWKRIKLTTTRKNNAKKRLKRLWQNEAVIRASAQAESSSTSSTAAASEKQQ; this is encoded by the exons ATGGCGGGCGGTGGGCTGTCCGGCGGCGCGGCCGCGTTCTGGGCGACAAGAGCGCTGGAGGTGGTGAAGCGGAACGACTCCCCGGGCCTGTTGTGGAAGCGGATCAAGCTCACCACCACCCGCAAGAACAACGCCAAGAAACGCCTAAAGCGCCTCTGGCAG AACGAAGCAGTTATAAGGGCTTCTGCTCAAGCAGAATCATCGTCAACTTCAAGCACGGCTGCCGCATCTGAGAAACAGCAGTAG